The nucleotide window GACGACGTGCACGATGGACTCTGGCTCCACGGACAGGGGACGAGCAGGGGCTGAACAGAGGACGAAAGGGGCCCCATGATAACCGAGGCGGCCCACCACCACCAACCGCCCCTGGCGCGGTCGTGACGCCCCCCCCAACGTGCACCGACGCACGCGTCACGAACCCCCGGATCCGACATGAAGCAGCTAGCCTCCCGCCCGATTCTGGCCGCGCTTGCGGCGCTCACCCTCACGGTCTGCGCCGGGCCCGAGACGCCACCTGCGGAGCAGGAGATGGAGGGGCAGACGACGTATGCTCCCCAGAACCGGCCCGATGTGCGAGGCACCCGGGGTGCCGTGTCGGCGGACCACCCACTCGCGGCGCAGGCGGGGCTTCAGGTCCTGCAGAACGGGGGAACGGCTACGGACGCGATCATCGCGATGGCAGGCGTGCTCGCGGTCGTGCGACCACACATGAACGGCGTGGGTGGTGACGCATTCGCGATCTTCTACGACGGTGGAACGGGTGAAATCAGCGCGCTGAACGGTAGCGGCCGATCCGGGGCACTCGCGACGCCAGACTTCTTCCGCTCTCAGGGTCTCGACGAGATCCCACAGACGGGGGCCCGGGCGGTGAGCGTGCCGGGGGCAGTCGCTGCGTGGGTCGACGCGCACGAGCGCTTCGGCAGCAAGCCGTTCGCGCAGCTGTTGGAACCAGCGATTCGCTACGCGAGCGAGGGCTTTCCGGTATCGACACGTCTGGCCATGGACTTCGAGTCCCAAGGCGGCGCGCTGAACGAGCCGGGCCGGGCGCTCTACCTGCCCGGTGGGTCGGCTCCGCCTGTGGGCTCGCTGCTCAAGAACGAAGCGCTGGGTGCTACGCTGGCGCGGATCGCACGAGGAGGAAAAGACGCTTTCTATCGAGGCCCGGTCGCCAAGCAGCTCTCCGCCTTCATCGAGGCCGAGGGCGGCCATCTACGCGCCTCGGACTTCGCGGCGCACACGTCGACGTGGGTCACTCCGCTGAGGAACGACTACCTCGGTTACACCTTTGTCGTCATGCCTCCGAACACGCAGGGCGTAGCACAGCTGACCTACATGGAGATGGCGAAGGCGCACCCCATCGAGTCGCTCGGGCACAACACGGCGGCGTATCTGCACACGATGATCGAGCTGAAGAAGCTCGCGTTCGCGGACCGCGACCGCTGGGTCGCCGACCCGGAGAGCGCGCACGTGCCCGTCGAGCGGATGATGGACCGCGACTACCTGCGTCGACGCGCGGCGCTCGTGGATCCCGGACACGCTGCCGACGACGTGGAGGCGGGATTCGGCGACAGCATGGAGGAAACGGACGACCAGACCCCAGACGACTCCGGTGACACGGTGTACCTGACCGCGATCGATGAGAACGGGAACGCGGTGAGCTGGATTCAGAGCAACTTCGCTGGTTTCGGGTCGGGGCTTCTAGAGATCGAGACTGGGGTGCTGCTGCACAACCGCGGTGCGCTGTACACGCTCGAAGACGGCCACCCGAACCAGGTCGCGCCCCGGAAGCGGCCGTATCACACGCTCACGCCGATGATGGCACTGCGAGGAGACGACTTCGCTTTCACGATGGGTACGCCGGGGGGCGACAGCCAGACGCAGACCCTGCTCCAGATCGTGCACAACATGGTGCTCTTCGGCATGACGCCTCAGCAGGCGATCGAGGCGCCTCGTTTCCGTTCGAACGGCGGGCTGTCCGTGTCGATCGAGGACCGCGTCGGTTTGGACGTCCGTGCAAGCCTGACAGCGCTCGGGCACCGTGTTCGTCCGGTCGAGGGGTGGACCGCCACGTTCGGGGGCGCCCAAATGATCTTCTACGACCCAGAGACCGGCACGCTGACCGCAGCCGCCGACCCGCGCCGCGAGGCGTATGCACTGGCCTACTGACCTGTGACGCCCGATCGCCTCTTCTTCGGGCTCGGTGCGCTTCTGGCCGGCCTCTCCGTCGCGCTTGGTGCGTTCGGTGCCCACGGACTTCGGAATACGTTGAGCCCGGAAGATCTCGCGACGTTCGAGACGGGCGCTCGCTATCAGATGTATCATGCGCTCGCGCTGCTCGCCGTGGCCTGGGCATACGCCCGGTGGGAGGCCCCCCTCGTCCAGGTCGCAGGTTGGCTCTTCGTCATCGGCATCGTGGTTTTCTCCGGCAGCTTGTACGCGCTCGTGCTGACCGGGCAACGGTGGCTTGGTGCGGTGACCCCTCTCGGAGGTGTAGCATTGCTCGCCGCGTGGGCTGTGCTGGCCTGGTCGGCATTCCGGAGCTGATGCGCATGAGTCATCTCCGAGCTCTGCGATGACCGAGGAGATGGCCCGGGCACGGCGGCTCGTTGGTGAAGCCGGTCGTATTGTGGTACTGACCGGAGCCGGCATTTCGGCGGAGTCGGGAGTCCCCACGTTTCGGGGCGCCGGAGGCCTGTGGAAGTCCCATCGAAGCGAAGAACTCGCCACACC belongs to Gemmatimonadota bacterium and includes:
- the ggt gene encoding gamma-glutamyltransferase produces the protein MKQLASRPILAALAALTLTVCAGPETPPAEQEMEGQTTYAPQNRPDVRGTRGAVSADHPLAAQAGLQVLQNGGTATDAIIAMAGVLAVVRPHMNGVGGDAFAIFYDGGTGEISALNGSGRSGALATPDFFRSQGLDEIPQTGARAVSVPGAVAAWVDAHERFGSKPFAQLLEPAIRYASEGFPVSTRLAMDFESQGGALNEPGRALYLPGGSAPPVGSLLKNEALGATLARIARGGKDAFYRGPVAKQLSAFIEAEGGHLRASDFAAHTSTWVTPLRNDYLGYTFVVMPPNTQGVAQLTYMEMAKAHPIESLGHNTAAYLHTMIELKKLAFADRDRWVADPESAHVPVERMMDRDYLRRRAALVDPGHAADDVEAGFGDSMEETDDQTPDDSGDTVYLTAIDENGNAVSWIQSNFAGFGSGLLEIETGVLLHNRGALYTLEDGHPNQVAPRKRPYHTLTPMMALRGDDFAFTMGTPGGDSQTQTLLQIVHNMVLFGMTPQQAIEAPRFRSNGGLSVSIEDRVGLDVRASLTALGHRVRPVEGWTATFGGAQMIFYDPETGTLTAAADPRREAYALAY
- a CDS encoding DUF423 domain-containing protein, whose protein sequence is MTPDRLFFGLGALLAGLSVALGAFGAHGLRNTLSPEDLATFETGARYQMYHALALLAVAWAYARWEAPLVQVAGWLFVIGIVVFSGSLYALVLTGQRWLGAVTPLGGVALLAAWAVLAWSAFRS